One window of the Manihot esculenta cultivar AM560-2 chromosome 14, M.esculenta_v8, whole genome shotgun sequence genome contains the following:
- the LOC110600381 gene encoding spermidine synthase 1 — protein sequence MAAQNGFASAESEEINQTTHLFSPPYAIEMENHKSLNIPGWYADVPYGWPGEAHLFKVEKVLFHGKSEYQDLFIFQSSAHGKIVILNGAIQLTEKDEFVYQEMLTHLPLCSIPNPKKVLLIGGGDGGILKEISRHSSVDRIDICEIDKMVIDAYKRFFPDIAIGYKDPRVNLHIGNGVEFLKTVPQGTYDAILLDAFQCMGPEEEEVGDKWFLESVARALRPGGVMCCPADSLWHAEFSLSDYIARCRKAFKGSVNYAWCTTPAYASGMIGFMLCSTEGPPVDFKHPVNILNPENYGVAKGPPLFYNSEIHTAAFCLPSFAKKKMFGSKI from the exons ATGGCTGCTCAGAATGGTTTTGCTTCTGCAGAATCTGAAGAGATAAATCAGACCACTCATCTCTTTTCTCCTCCATATGCTATTGAAATGGAGAATCATAAATCTCTTAACATTCCAGGATGGTATGCTGATGTTCCCTACGGATGGCCAG GAGAGGCACACTTGTTCAAGGTGGAAAAGGTCCTCTTTCATGGCAAGTCAGAATACCAGGATCTTTTTATATTTCAG TCATCAGCGCATGGCAAGATTGTGATCTTGAATGGTGCTATTCAACTTACAGAGAAGGATGAGTTTGTCTACCAAGAAATGCTCACCCACCTTCCCCTTTGCTCCATTCCAAACCCAAAGaag GTATTGCTAATTGGAGGGGGTGATGGTGGGATTTTGAAAGAAATATCTCGTCATTCCTCGGTTGATCGTATTGATATTTGTGAAATTGACAAAATGGTGATTGAT GCGTATAAACGGTTCTTTCCGGATATAGCAATCGGATACAAAGATCCCCGAGTCAACCTGCACATAGGAAACG GAGTTGAATTCCTGAAAACTGTTCCTCAGGGTACTTACGATGCAATCCTATTGGACGCGTTCCAATGCATGG GgcctgaagaagaagaagtagggGATAAATGGTTCCTAGAATCGGTTGCAAGGGCGCTTCGGCCAGGAGGGGTCATGTGTTGCCCAGCGGACAGCTTGTGGCACGCAGAATTTTCACTTTCAGATTATATAGCAAGATGCCGCAAGGCATTCAAAGGCTCTGTTAACTACGCCTGGTGCACAACTCCTGCATATGCCAG TGGGATGATAGGTTTCATGCTTTGCTCCACCGAGGGACCACCGGTCGACTTCAAACACCCTGTAAATATACTGAATCCTGAGAATTATGGTGTAGCCAAAGGACCTCCCCTGTTTTATAATTCAGAG ATCCATACTGCTGCATTCTGTCTACCATCTTTTGCAAAGAAGAAGATGTTCGGCTCCAAAATCTGA